A genomic region of Streptomyces rimosus contains the following coding sequences:
- the cydD gene encoding thiol reductant ABC exporter subunit CydD has product MKPVDPRLLRYARATRFFLAAVVLLGLAGAGLVIGQAMLIAEVVVGAFQRDLGLGDLSTPVLLLALVSVGRGLVSWLTELAAHRASAAVKSELRTRLLTRAAADLGPGWLSTQRSGELTTLATRGIDALDDYFARYLPQLGLAVVVPVAVLARIVTGDWISAATIVVTLPLIPLFMVLIGWATQNRMERQWQLLARLSGHFLDVVAGLPTLKVFGRAKAQAASIRAITGAYRRATLRTLRIAFLSSFALELLATISVALVAVGIGMRLVHGSLDLYTGLLVLILAPEAYLPLRQVGAQYHAAAEGLAAAEEIFAVLETPQRTTGNAPAPDSTALSVEDLVVRHPGRTEPSLPRTSFDVAPGETVALVGPSGAGKTTLLNVLLGFAEPAAGRIRVGGRDLAGIDPEDWRRRIAWVAQRPYLFAGTITENVRLARPDADDAAVHAALRDAGALDFVSALPDGAATVLGEGGSGLSAGQRQRLALARAFLADRPILLLDEPTANLDGETEAGIVDAVRRLAAGRTVLLVVHRPALLAVADRVVRLAPPATEEGTAVPEAAAQAVSGGAEMARADAVRDGASTGQPVDGPGAVRDSAAAEPAEDRDAAPDEEPDAVLGTRGSALTRLRGLARARWGRLGLALLLGSLALGSAVGLMATSGWLISRAAQHPPVLYLMVAVTATRAFGIGRAVFRYAERLVAHDAVFRMLADVRVAVFRRLERLAPAGLRERSRGDLLSRLVADVDAVQDYFLRWLLPVGAAVVVGLGSVGFTTWLLPEAGAVLAAGLLLAGAGVPALSAVLARRAERQLSPARGVLSAHVVDLLTGTAELTVAGALGSRIDRTRRADRDLTRIASRSAAAAGAGAGLSALLCGLTVAAAAVVGVQAVHAGRLTGVCLAVVVLVPLAAFEAVAGLPLAVQYRQRTRRAAERVFEVLDAPEPVGEPAGATAADVPEAPFPLVVTDLTARYPGQRKPALDGVGFTLAAGRRLAVVGPSGSGKTTLAQVLLRFLDRESGAYTLSGVDAAAADGDDVRRRVGLCAQDAHIFDSSIRENLRLARTGADEDELWAALAQARLDGWARSLPDGLDTMVGEHGARLSGGQRQRLALARALLADFPVLVLDEPAEHLDLATADALTADLLAATEGRTTVLITHRLEGLAAVDEVLVLDEGRPVQRGTYAELAAADGPFRRMLERERAVDARSADAAEGRLAGAGALR; this is encoded by the coding sequence GTGAAACCGGTCGACCCGCGCCTGCTCCGCTACGCCCGTGCCACCCGTTTCTTCCTCGCCGCGGTCGTGCTGCTCGGCCTGGCCGGCGCTGGTCTGGTCATCGGCCAGGCCATGCTCATCGCCGAAGTCGTTGTCGGTGCCTTCCAGCGGGATCTCGGTCTCGGCGATCTGAGCACACCGGTACTGCTGCTCGCGCTGGTCTCCGTCGGCCGGGGCCTGGTGTCCTGGCTGACGGAGCTGGCCGCGCACCGGGCGAGCGCGGCGGTCAAATCCGAACTGCGGACGCGGCTGCTGACGCGGGCAGCAGCCGATCTCGGCCCCGGGTGGCTGAGCACCCAGCGTTCCGGCGAGCTGACCACCCTCGCCACCCGCGGCATCGACGCCCTCGACGACTACTTCGCGCGCTATCTTCCACAGTTGGGCCTGGCGGTCGTCGTGCCCGTCGCGGTGCTGGCGCGCATCGTCACCGGCGACTGGATCTCGGCCGCGACGATCGTCGTGACGCTGCCGCTGATCCCGCTGTTCATGGTCCTCATCGGCTGGGCCACGCAGAACCGCATGGAACGCCAGTGGCAGCTGCTGGCGCGGCTGTCGGGCCACTTCCTGGACGTCGTCGCCGGGCTGCCCACGCTCAAGGTCTTCGGCCGGGCCAAGGCCCAGGCGGCGTCCATCCGCGCCATCACCGGCGCCTACCGCCGGGCCACGCTGCGCACCCTGCGGATCGCCTTCCTGTCGTCCTTCGCCCTGGAACTGCTCGCCACGATCTCGGTCGCGCTCGTGGCCGTCGGCATCGGCATGCGGCTCGTCCACGGCAGCTTGGATCTCTACACGGGCCTGCTGGTGCTGATCCTGGCGCCCGAGGCGTATCTGCCGCTGCGGCAGGTCGGCGCTCAGTACCACGCCGCGGCGGAGGGCCTGGCAGCGGCCGAGGAGATCTTCGCGGTGCTGGAGACACCGCAGCGCACGACGGGGAACGCACCGGCGCCCGACAGTACGGCGCTGTCCGTCGAGGACCTCGTCGTACGCCACCCGGGCCGGACCGAACCCTCGCTGCCCCGGACCTCGTTCGATGTCGCCCCGGGGGAGACGGTGGCCCTCGTCGGTCCCTCCGGCGCGGGCAAGACGACCTTGCTCAACGTTCTGCTCGGCTTCGCGGAGCCCGCCGCGGGCCGGATACGGGTCGGCGGCCGGGACCTGGCCGGCATCGACCCGGAGGACTGGCGGCGCCGGATCGCCTGGGTGGCCCAGCGCCCGTACCTCTTCGCGGGCACCATCACCGAGAACGTACGGCTGGCCCGCCCCGACGCCGACGACGCGGCCGTGCACGCCGCGCTCCGCGACGCCGGTGCCCTGGACTTCGTCTCCGCGCTGCCCGACGGAGCGGCGACCGTGCTCGGCGAGGGCGGCTCCGGCCTGTCGGCGGGCCAGCGCCAACGCCTGGCCCTGGCCCGCGCGTTCCTCGCCGACCGCCCGATTCTGCTGCTAGACGAGCCGACCGCGAACCTGGACGGCGAGACGGAGGCAGGCATCGTCGACGCGGTACGCCGCCTGGCGGCCGGGCGCACGGTGCTCCTGGTCGTCCACCGGCCGGCGCTGCTGGCGGTGGCGGACCGCGTGGTGCGGCTGGCTCCTCCGGCGACCGAGGAGGGCACCGCCGTACCGGAAGCCGCCGCGCAGGCCGTGAGCGGCGGCGCAGAGATGGCACGGGCGGACGCCGTACGGGACGGTGCCTCCACGGGCCAACCGGTCGACGGACCGGGCGCTGTACGGGACTCCGCTGCCGCCGAACCGGCCGAGGACCGAGACGCCGCACCCGACGAGGAGCCGGACGCCGTACTCGGCACCCGGGGCTCCGCGTTGACGCGGCTCCGGGGCCTGGCGCGGGCCCGTTGGGGCCGGCTCGGACTGGCGCTGCTGCTGGGCAGCCTGGCGCTGGGCAGCGCCGTGGGCCTGATGGCCACGTCCGGCTGGCTGATCTCCCGCGCCGCGCAGCACCCGCCGGTGCTGTACCTGATGGTGGCGGTCACCGCGACCCGGGCCTTCGGCATCGGCCGGGCGGTGTTCCGGTACGCGGAGCGGCTGGTGGCGCACGACGCCGTGTTCCGGATGCTCGCGGACGTACGGGTGGCCGTCTTCCGGCGGCTGGAGCGCCTGGCGCCCGCCGGGTTGCGGGAGCGCAGCCGTGGCGACCTGCTGTCGCGGCTGGTGGCGGACGTGGACGCGGTGCAGGACTACTTCCTGCGGTGGCTGCTGCCGGTGGGGGCGGCCGTGGTGGTCGGGCTGGGCTCCGTCGGGTTCACCACCTGGCTGCTGCCCGAGGCGGGCGCCGTTCTCGCGGCCGGTCTGCTGCTGGCGGGTGCCGGGGTGCCGGCGCTGTCCGCCGTACTGGCCCGCCGCGCCGAGCGGCAGCTCTCCCCCGCGCGAGGCGTGCTCTCCGCCCACGTCGTCGATCTGCTCACCGGGACGGCCGAACTGACGGTGGCGGGCGCGCTCGGCTCCCGTATCGACCGGACCCGGCGGGCCGACCGCGACCTGACGCGGATCGCGTCCCGTTCGGCGGCCGCGGCCGGTGCCGGGGCCGGGCTGTCCGCGCTGCTGTGCGGGCTGACGGTGGCCGCGGCGGCCGTCGTCGGCGTCCAGGCCGTACACGCCGGGCGGCTGACGGGCGTGTGCCTGGCGGTCGTCGTCCTCGTCCCGCTCGCCGCGTTCGAGGCGGTCGCGGGACTGCCGCTCGCCGTGCAGTACCGGCAGCGCACGCGCCGGGCGGCGGAGCGGGTCTTCGAGGTGCTGGACGCCCCGGAGCCGGTCGGCGAACCGGCCGGTGCGACCGCGGCGGACGTACCGGAGGCGCCGTTCCCGCTGGTCGTGACGGACCTGACGGCCCGCTACCCCGGACAGCGCAAGCCCGCGCTGGACGGCGTCGGGTTCACCCTGGCCGCCGGGCGGCGCCTGGCCGTCGTCGGTCCGTCCGGTTCCGGGAAGACGACGCTCGCGCAGGTGCTGCTGCGCTTCCTGGACCGGGAGTCGGGTGCGTACACGCTCAGCGGTGTGGACGCGGCGGCGGCCGACGGCGACGACGTACGGCGCCGGGTCGGGCTGTGTGCGCAGGACGCCCACATCTTCGACAGCTCCATACGGGAGAACCTGCGCCTCGCCCGTACCGGTGCGGACGAGGACGAGCTGTGGGCCGCGCTCGCGCAGGCCCGGCTGGACGGCTGGGCGCGGTCGCTGCCCGACGGGCTGGACACGATGGTCGGCGAGCACGGCGCACGGCTCTCCGGCGGCCAGCGGCAGCGCCTCGCGCTGGCCCGCGCGCTGCTGGCCGACTTCCCCGTATTGGTGCTGGACGAGCCCGCCGAACACCTGGACCTGGCCACGGCCGACGCGCTGACCGCGGACCTGCTGGCCGCCACCGAGGGCCGTACGACCGTGCTGATCACGCACCGGCTGGAGGGGCTGGCGGCGGTCGACGAGGTACTGGTCCTGGACGAGGGGAGGCCCGTCCAGCGCGGTACGTACGCGGAGCTGGCGGCGGCCGACGGTCCGTTCCGGCGGATGCTGGAGCGTGAGCGGGCGGTGGACGCGCGGTCGGCGGACGCGGCGGAGGGCCGTTTGGCGGGTGCGGGGGCGCTCCGATGA
- the cydB gene encoding cytochrome d ubiquinol oxidase subunit II, producing the protein MELHDIWFILIAVLWTGYFFLEGFDFGIGVLTKLLARDRRERRVLINTIGPVWDGNEVWLLSAGGATFAAFPEWYATLFSGFYLPLLLILVCLIVRGVAFEYRVKRDEERWQRNWEHAIFWCSLLPAFLWGVAFGNIVHGVQIDAHKEYVGSVLDLLNPYALLGGLVTLSLFTFHGAVFASLKTLGDIRERARRTATVLGLITAVLAVGFLGWTQLDKGDTSSLVAMIVAVLALVAGLVMNRLGREGWSFAFSGVTIVAAVAMLFLTLFPNVMPSSLNDSWSLTVSNASSSAYTLKIMTWCAGIATPVVMLYQGWTYWVFRKRIGTQHIADAH; encoded by the coding sequence ATGGAACTCCATGACATCTGGTTCATCCTCATCGCCGTGCTGTGGACCGGGTACTTCTTCCTCGAAGGCTTCGACTTCGGCATCGGCGTCCTGACCAAGCTGCTCGCCCGTGACCGGCGCGAGCGGCGGGTCCTGATCAACACGATCGGCCCGGTCTGGGACGGCAACGAGGTGTGGCTGCTCAGCGCGGGCGGCGCCACCTTCGCCGCCTTCCCCGAGTGGTACGCCACCCTCTTCTCCGGCTTCTACCTGCCGCTGCTGCTCATCCTGGTCTGCCTGATCGTGCGCGGCGTCGCCTTCGAGTACCGCGTCAAGCGGGACGAGGAGCGCTGGCAGCGCAACTGGGAGCACGCGATCTTCTGGTGCTCGCTGCTGCCCGCGTTCCTGTGGGGCGTGGCCTTCGGCAACATCGTGCACGGTGTGCAGATCGACGCGCACAAGGAGTACGTCGGCAGCGTCCTGGACCTGCTGAACCCGTACGCGCTGCTCGGCGGCCTGGTCACGCTCAGCCTGTTCACCTTCCACGGCGCGGTGTTCGCCTCGCTCAAGACGCTGGGCGACATCCGGGAGCGGGCCCGCCGCACGGCCACCGTGCTCGGCCTGATCACCGCGGTGCTCGCGGTCGGCTTCCTGGGCTGGACGCAGCTCGACAAGGGCGACACCAGCAGCCTGGTTGCGATGATCGTCGCGGTGCTGGCGCTGGTCGCGGGGCTGGTGATGAACCGGCTCGGGCGTGAGGGCTGGTCGTTCGCGTTCTCCGGCGTCACCATCGTGGCCGCGGTCGCGATGCTGTTCCTGACGCTCTTCCCGAACGTGATGCCCTCCTCGCTGAACGACAGCTGGAGCCTCACGGTCTCCAACGCCTCGTCCAGCGCGTACACGTTGAAGATCATGACGTGGTGCGCCGGTATCGCCACCCCGGTCGTCATGCTGTACCAGGGCTGGACGTACTGGGTCTTCCGCAAGCGCATCGGTACGCAGCACATCGCCGACGCCCACTAG
- a CDS encoding cytochrome ubiquinol oxidase subunit I, with product MDLALAPETLARWQFGITTVYHFLFVPLTISLAALVAGLETAWVRTGKEKYLKATKFWGKLFLINIAMGVVTGIVQEFQFGMNWSDYSRFVGDVFGAPLAFEALIAFFFESTFIGLWIFGWDKLPKKIHCFCMWMVSIGTILSAYFILAANSWMQHPVGYKYNAATGRAELTDFWKVLTQDTTLVVVFHTLTAAFLTGAAFMVGIAAYHLMRKKHVKVMRTSLRLGLITLVIAGALTALSGDQLGKVMFRQQPMKMAAAEALWDKEAPAPFSVFAYGDVDKGHNKVAVEIPGLLSFLAHDDFSSPVPGINDVNKSEQQKYGPGDYRPNIPVAYWGFRWMIGFGMASFAIGLAGLWLTRKKFWLAPGLRTGDEEPPNLALTKNKVLGARLSKAYWSLAFVTLGFPLIANSWGWIFTEMGRQPWVVYGVLKTSSAVSPGVSQGEVLTSMTVFTLLYAILAVIEVRLLVKYVKAGPPELTDDDLNPPTKIGGDHTDADRPMAFSY from the coding sequence GTGGACCTGGCGTTGGCGCCAGAGACCCTGGCGCGATGGCAATTCGGCATCACGACCGTCTACCACTTCCTGTTCGTCCCCCTGACGATCTCCCTTGCCGCCCTGGTGGCCGGACTGGAGACCGCCTGGGTACGGACGGGCAAGGAGAAGTACCTCAAGGCCACCAAGTTCTGGGGCAAGCTCTTCCTGATCAACATCGCGATGGGTGTCGTCACCGGCATCGTCCAGGAGTTCCAGTTCGGCATGAACTGGTCCGACTACTCGCGGTTCGTCGGTGACGTCTTCGGCGCCCCGCTCGCGTTCGAAGCGCTCATCGCCTTCTTCTTCGAATCCACCTTCATCGGGCTGTGGATCTTCGGCTGGGACAAGCTGCCGAAAAAGATCCACTGCTTCTGCATGTGGATGGTCTCGATCGGCACGATCCTGTCGGCGTACTTCATCCTCGCCGCCAACTCCTGGATGCAGCACCCGGTCGGCTACAAGTACAACGCCGCCACCGGCCGTGCCGAGCTGACCGACTTCTGGAAGGTGCTGACCCAGGACACCACCCTCGTCGTCGTCTTCCACACGCTGACCGCCGCCTTCCTGACCGGCGCCGCGTTCATGGTCGGCATCGCCGCGTACCACCTGATGCGCAAGAAGCACGTCAAGGTGATGCGCACCTCGCTGCGGCTCGGCCTGATCACGCTGGTGATCGCCGGCGCGCTCACCGCGCTCAGCGGCGACCAGCTCGGCAAGGTCATGTTCCGGCAGCAGCCGATGAAGATGGCCGCCGCCGAGGCCCTGTGGGACAAGGAGGCCCCCGCCCCGTTCTCCGTCTTCGCCTACGGGGACGTGGACAAGGGCCACAACAAGGTCGCCGTCGAGATCCCCGGCCTGCTGTCCTTCCTCGCCCACGACGACTTCTCCTCGCCGGTCCCCGGCATCAACGACGTCAACAAGTCCGAGCAGCAGAAGTACGGGCCCGGCGACTACCGGCCCAACATCCCCGTCGCCTACTGGGGCTTCCGCTGGATGATCGGCTTCGGCATGGCCTCGTTCGCCATCGGCCTGGCCGGGCTCTGGCTCACCCGCAAGAAGTTCTGGCTCGCGCCGGGACTGCGGACGGGCGACGAGGAACCACCCAACCTGGCACTGACCAAGAACAAGGTGCTCGGCGCACGGCTGAGCAAGGCGTACTGGTCGCTGGCCTTCGTCACCCTCGGCTTCCCGCTCATCGCCAACTCCTGGGGCTGGATCTTCACCGAGATGGGCCGCCAGCCCTGGGTCGTCTACGGCGTCCTGAAGACCTCCTCGGCGGTCTCCCCCGGCGTCTCGCAGGGCGAGGTGCTCACGTCGATGACCGTCTTCACGCTGCTGTACGCGATCCTCGCGGTCATCGAGGTCCGCCTGCTGGTCAAGTACGTCAAGGCCGGGCCGCCGGAGCTGACGGACGACGACCTCAACCCGCCCACCAAGATCGGCGGCGACCACACGGACGCCGACCGGCCGATGGCCTTCTCGTACTAG
- the hisC gene encoding histidinol-phosphate transaminase, whose protein sequence is MSEKSPKLRAALDGIPTYKPGKPAATGGPVTYKLSSNENPYPPLPGVLESAVAAAGAFNRYPDMACTSLMAELSEHFSVPVEHLATGTGSVGVAQQLVQSTAGPGDEVIFAWRSFEAYPIVTQVAGATSVQVPLTSGEVHDLDAMYAAITDRTRLIFVCNPNNPTGTVVRRAELEAFLDRVPSDILIVLDEAYQEFIRDADVPNGLDLYRDRPNVCVLRTFSKAYGLAGLRIGFAVAHEPVAAALRKTAVPFGVSQLAQEAAIASLRSEGALMERVDALVAERARVCEALTAQGWTVPETHANFVWLRLGDRTLDFAAACEKAGVVVRPFPGEGVRVTIGETAAMDMFLQAAERFRKEL, encoded by the coding sequence GTGAGCGAGAAGAGCCCGAAGCTGCGCGCTGCGCTGGACGGCATCCCCACCTACAAGCCCGGCAAGCCGGCGGCGACGGGCGGTCCCGTCACGTACAAGCTGTCCTCGAACGAGAACCCCTATCCGCCGCTGCCCGGCGTCCTGGAGAGCGCGGTGGCCGCCGCCGGGGCCTTCAACCGTTACCCGGACATGGCCTGTACGAGCCTGATGGCGGAGCTGTCGGAGCACTTCTCGGTGCCCGTCGAGCACCTGGCGACGGGCACCGGCTCGGTGGGCGTGGCCCAGCAGCTGGTGCAGTCGACGGCCGGGCCCGGCGACGAAGTGATCTTCGCGTGGCGGTCCTTCGAGGCGTACCCGATCGTCACCCAGGTCGCCGGAGCCACCTCCGTGCAGGTCCCGCTGACCTCCGGTGAGGTGCACGACCTGGACGCCATGTACGCGGCGATAACCGACCGCACCCGGCTGATCTTCGTCTGCAACCCCAACAACCCCACCGGCACCGTCGTGCGCCGGGCGGAGCTGGAGGCGTTCCTCGACCGGGTGCCGAGCGACATCCTGATCGTCCTGGACGAGGCGTACCAGGAGTTCATCCGCGACGCGGACGTGCCGAACGGCCTGGATCTGTACCGGGACCGCCCCAACGTCTGCGTGCTGCGGACCTTCTCCAAGGCGTACGGGCTCGCCGGCCTGCGGATCGGCTTCGCGGTGGCCCACGAGCCGGTGGCGGCGGCGCTGCGCAAGACGGCCGTGCCGTTCGGCGTGAGCCAGCTCGCGCAGGAGGCGGCGATCGCGTCGCTGCGCAGCGAGGGCGCGCTGATGGAGCGGGTCGACGCACTGGTCGCGGAGCGGGCCCGGGTCTGCGAGGCGCTGACCGCGCAGGGGTGGACGGTTCCCGAGACGCACGCGAACTTCGTCTGGCTGCGGCTGGGCGACCGTACGCTCGACTTCGCTGCGGCGTGCGAGAAGGCGGGCGTGGTCGTACGGCCCTTCCCGGGCGAAGGTGTGCGCGTGACGATCGGCGAGACGGCGGCGATGGACATGTTCCTCCAGGCGGCCGAGCGGTTCCGCAAGGAGCTGTGA
- a CDS encoding LacI family DNA-binding transcriptional regulator, whose product MTAAGKHQVSRSTGRRLGRAGIRDVAAAAGVSITTVSDALNGKGRLPDATRRHVREVADRLGYRPSAAARTLRTGKSGLIGLTVTTYGDEPFTFTEFAYFAEMARAATSAALARGYALVILPATSRHDVWSNVALDGTVVIDPADGDPVVTELVRHGIPVVSDGRPGGTLPVMGWVDNDHEAAVLGLLDHLADAGARRIGLLTGTTTDTYTRLSTTAYLRWCERVGQDPVYESYPAHDPCAGAVAADRLLARPDRPDAVYGLFDPNGTDLLAAARRYGLRVPEDLLLVCCSESTVYATTEPPITTLSLKPRRIGTAVVQLLIDAIEGLDSGRPVEQVIPTDLIVRTSSQRRSTRTTVSPPRGPSGA is encoded by the coding sequence ATGACAGCAGCAGGGAAGCACCAGGTGAGCCGGTCTACCGGTCGCCGGCTGGGGCGGGCAGGCATCCGGGACGTGGCCGCCGCAGCCGGGGTATCCATCACGACTGTCTCCGACGCGCTCAACGGCAAGGGCCGGCTTCCGGATGCCACCCGTCGCCACGTCCGCGAGGTGGCCGACCGGTTGGGCTACCGCCCTTCCGCCGCCGCCCGCACGCTCCGTACCGGCAAGTCAGGGCTCATCGGCCTGACCGTCACCACGTACGGGGATGAACCTTTCACCTTCACCGAATTCGCGTACTTCGCGGAAATGGCCAGAGCCGCCACCTCGGCGGCGCTCGCCCGCGGCTACGCACTCGTCATCCTGCCCGCGACCTCCCGCCACGACGTCTGGTCGAACGTCGCCCTGGACGGCACCGTCGTCATCGATCCGGCCGACGGCGATCCCGTCGTCACGGAACTCGTCCGGCACGGCATCCCCGTCGTATCCGACGGCCGCCCTGGCGGCACCCTCCCCGTGATGGGCTGGGTGGACAACGACCACGAGGCGGCCGTCCTGGGCCTCCTCGACCACCTCGCCGACGCCGGCGCCCGCCGGATCGGCCTGCTCACCGGCACCACCACCGACACCTACACCCGGCTCTCCACCACCGCGTACCTGCGCTGGTGCGAGCGGGTCGGGCAGGACCCGGTGTACGAGTCCTACCCCGCCCACGACCCGTGCGCGGGCGCGGTGGCCGCCGACCGGCTGCTGGCCCGCCCGGACCGCCCGGACGCGGTGTACGGCCTCTTCGACCCGAACGGCACCGACCTGCTCGCGGCGGCCAGACGCTACGGGCTGCGCGTCCCCGAGGACCTGCTGCTGGTCTGCTGCAGCGAGTCCACGGTCTACGCGACGACCGAGCCGCCGATCACCACGCTCTCCCTCAAACCGCGCCGGATCGGCACCGCCGTCGTCCAGCTCCTCATCGACGCCATCGAAGGGCTGGACAGCGGACGGCCGGTCGAGCAGGTGATACCGACGGACCTGATCGTGCGGACCTCGTCCCAGCGCAGGTCCACACGTACGACCGTCAGCCCGCCACGGGGGCCCTCCGGGGCTTGA
- a CDS encoding metallophosphoesterase, translating to MTQGASVGPMVRTMPAQPPAPAQPPAPPVPPAPAVPPPPGMPPAALGTPEAPHGMPPEYTPTERSLPVIGAGAPAGHGQATGRTDLPPVTRTDTLIDRPTVDLAAVPESAAPAEQHKEGGGPLYVVGDVHGYYDELREALAAEGLIDADGQWAAGNARLWFLGDFTDRGPDGIGVIDLVMQLSAEAAAAGGYCKALMGNHELLLLGAKRFGDTPVQSGAGTASFQAAWLLNGGQKSDMDRLQDHHLQWMARLDAVMEEDGHLLVHSDTTAYLEYGNSIEDVNDTVHDVLTRSDADEVWDLFRKFTKRFAFRDEEAGPMAVRELLDTYGGERVVHGHSPIPYLLGEVGGEDDEGEGVAVEGPHVYADGLAIAMDGGVTMAGKLLVVQLPLTG from the coding sequence ATGACTCAGGGGGCCAGTGTGGGACCCATGGTGCGGACCATGCCGGCACAACCTCCGGCTCCGGCACAACCACCTGCTCCGCCGGTCCCCCCGGCGCCCGCGGTCCCCCCTCCCCCGGGGATGCCGCCGGCCGCGCTGGGCACGCCCGAAGCGCCGCACGGCATGCCGCCCGAGTACACGCCCACCGAGCGCTCCCTCCCGGTGATCGGCGCCGGCGCCCCGGCCGGGCACGGCCAGGCGACGGGCCGTACGGACCTGCCGCCCGTCACCCGTACGGACACCCTCATCGACCGCCCGACCGTCGACCTGGCGGCCGTCCCCGAGTCGGCCGCACCGGCCGAGCAGCACAAGGAGGGCGGCGGCCCCCTGTACGTCGTCGGTGACGTGCACGGCTACTACGACGAGCTGCGCGAGGCGCTCGCCGCCGAAGGACTCATCGACGCCGACGGCCAGTGGGCCGCGGGCAACGCCCGCCTGTGGTTCCTCGGCGACTTCACCGACCGCGGCCCCGACGGCATCGGCGTCATCGACCTCGTCATGCAGCTGTCCGCGGAGGCCGCGGCGGCCGGCGGCTACTGCAAGGCCCTGATGGGCAACCACGAGCTGCTGCTGCTGGGCGCCAAGCGGTTCGGCGACACCCCGGTGCAGTCCGGCGCCGGCACCGCGTCCTTCCAGGCCGCCTGGCTCCTCAACGGAGGCCAGAAGAGCGACATGGACCGCCTTCAGGACCACCACCTGCAGTGGATGGCCCGCCTGGACGCCGTGATGGAGGAGGACGGGCACCTGCTCGTGCACTCCGACACCACCGCGTACCTGGAGTACGGCAACTCCATCGAGGACGTCAACGACACCGTCCACGACGTCCTCACGCGCAGCGACGCCGACGAGGTCTGGGACCTGTTCCGCAAGTTCACCAAGCGGTTCGCCTTCCGGGACGAGGAAGCGGGCCCGATGGCCGTACGCGAACTCCTCGACACCTACGGCGGCGAGCGCGTCGTGCACGGCCACAGCCCGATCCCGTACCTCCTCGGCGAGGTCGGCGGCGAGGACGACGAAGGTGAGGGCGTCGCCGTCGAAGGACCGCACGTCTACGCCGACGGACTGGCCATCGCCATGGACGGCGGGGTCACCATGGCCGGAAAACTACTGGTCGTACAACTTCCCCTGACTGGCTGA